CCCGATCAGATTTACGACACCGGTACCATTGCGACCGTGCTGCAGCTGCTCAAGCTGCCCGACGGCACCGTAAAGGTTCTGGTCGAAGGTCTGCATCGCGCAACCATTGATCGCTATCTGCAGACGGAAGAGTATTTTGAGGCCGAGGCATCAATTCTGCCCGAGCCCGAAGAGGACGCGGTCGAGATCGAGGCGCTGTCGCGCTCGGCGCTGACCGAGTTCGAGAGCTATGTGAAGCTGAACAAGAAGATTTCGGCTGAAGTGGTGGCTGCCGTCGGGCAGATCGAAAACCACTCCAAGTTGGCCGATACCATTGCCAGCCATCTGGTGATCAAGATCCACGAGAAGGAAGATCTGCTTTCGAGCATTTCGGTCATTGACCGCTTCCAGAAGATTCTTGGTCTGATGGAAGGCGAGATCGGCGTCCTGCAGGTAGAAAAGCGCATCCGGAGCCGCGTCAAGCGGCAGATGGAGAAGACCCAGCGCGAGTACTATCTCAACGAGCAGATGAAGGCGATCCAGAAGGAACTGGGCGATGGCGAAGAGGGCTCCAACGAGATCGCCGAGATCGAGGAGCGTATCGCCAAGACCCGTCTGAGCAAGGAAGCCAAGCTCAAGGCTGAAGCCGAGCTGAAAAAGCTCAAGGCCATGAGCCCGATGTCGGCTGAAGCCACCGTGGTACGCAATTATCTCGACACGCTGCTCGGCCTGCCATGGGGCAAGAAGAGCAAGGTCAAGCGCGACCTGGTTCTGGCTGAAAAGGTGCTCGACGAAGATCACTACGGGCTCGAAAAGGTCAAGGAACGCATTCTCGAGTATCTTGCCGTGCAGGGTCGTACAGGCTCGCTGAAGGGTCCGATCCTGTGCCTTGTTGGCCCTCCGGGCGTCGGCAAGACCTCACTGGGCAAATCGATTGCGAAGGCGACTGGTCGTGCCTTCGTGCGCATGGCGCTGGGCGGCGTGCGGGACGAAGCCGAGATCCGTGGCCATCGCCGGACCTATATCGGGTCCATGCCTGGCAAGGTGATCCAGTCCCTCAAGAAAGTCGGCAAGTCCAATCCGCTCTTCCTGCTCGATGAAATCGACAAGATGGGCCAGGATTTCCGTGGCGACCCGTCGTCGGCACTACTCGAAGTGCTCGATCCGGAACAGAACCACACCTTTGCCGATCACTATCTCGAAGTCGATTATGACCTCAGCGATGTGATGTTCGTGACCACCTCGAACACGTTGAACATTCCCGGCCCACTGATGGACCGCATGGAGATCATTCGCCTGTCCGGTTACACCGAGCAGGAGAAGCACGCGATCGCCAAACAGCACCTGATTCCGGAAACACTGAAGGAAAACGGTCTGGCCCATGGCGAGTTCGAGCTGAGCGACGAGATGCTGACCGCCTTGATCCAGCGCTACACCCGCGAAGCGGGCGTGCGTAACCTCAAGCGTGAAATCAGCAAGCTGATGCGCAAGGCGGTGGCCGAGATCGTCAAGACCAAGGTCAAGACAATCGTCATCGACGAAGAGAAGCTGACGAAATATCTGGGCGCTGACATCTACAAGCATGGCGAGATCGAAGCCGAGGCCCAGGTCGGCCTGGTAACCGGTCTGGCATGGACATCGGTGGGCGGCGAGTTGCTGACCATTGAAGGCGTGATGACGCCGGGCAAGGGTCGCATGACCGTGACCGGCAACATCAAGGAAGTGATGAAGGAATCGCTGACGGCGGCCACGGCATATGTGCGGTCCAAGTCGATAGATTTCGGTATCAAGCCGCCCATGTTCGATACGCGTGACATTCACGTGCATCTGCCAGAAGGCGCTACGCCCAAGGATGGCCCATCGGCTGGTATCGGCCTGGCGACCGCTATCGTTTCGGTGATGACGGGTATTGCCGTGCGCAATGATGTGGCCATGACTGGCGAGATCACCCTGCGTGGTCGCGTGCTGCCGATTGGTGGCCTGAAGGAGAAGCTGCTCGCGGCGCTCCGTGGTGGCATCAAGACGGTGCTGATCCCTGAAGAGAATGTGCGTGATCTCGCCGAGATCCCGGACATCGTCAAGGATGGCATGGAGATCATTCCGGTCAGCCGGATGGATCAGGTCATCGAGCACGCCCTTGTCAGCAAGCCAGAAGCCATTGAGTGGGATTTTGAAGCTGCTGCTGCCGAGGCGGCACGCAAGCCGGCCGCCCCTGCAGATGATGCAGCATCGGGTCTGCCGCACTAGGCTGGACTGGATTGTAGAACCAACGGCGGCCCTTCGGGGCCGCCGTTTTTGTTTGGGGGGACAGAACCGGGAAGTGATGCCACGCCGGTTTTGGATCATCCCTGCGCCCGGAGGCTTCAATCGGGCAGGGCACCTCAGCTTCGACAAAGGCGCAGGAACGGCCTTGTCAGCCAGATGTGTGGCGTACATCTATGTTGGGCGGGGCCATGTGGCCCCTTGAGGGACTGGGCCGTGAACAAGGCGCTGATCGTGATTCTGGCGGCGGTTCTGCTTGATGCGGTGGGCATCGGCCTGATTTTTCCGATTCTGCCTGCGTTGTTGCGCGATGTCGGCCACATCAGCGAGATCGCCACTCTGCTGGGCATCATGCTGGCGCTGTATTCGGCTTGCCAGTTCCTGTTCTCGCCCGTGCTAGGCGTATTGAGCGACCGGTTTGGGCGTCGGCCGGTATTGCTGGTGTCACTGGCGGGGGCGGCCTTGGACTACCTGGTCATGGCGGTCGCGCCCGAGTTGTGGATGCTGGTCCTGGGACGGGCTATTTCGGGCATGACCAGCGCCAATATGGCGGTGGCGACAGCCTATATCACCGACATATCGAGCGAAGAGGAACGGGCCAAGCGGTTTGGACTGTTCCACGCCATGTTCGGTATCGGCTTCATCATCGGGCCCGTGCTGGGCGGGGTGTTGGGTGATTACTGGGTGCGGGCGCCGTTCATAGCGGCGGCGGTTCTCAATGGCCTGAACTTTGCGCTGGCGCTGTTTGTGTTGCCAGAATCCCGGGCAGGGCAGCGCGACGCCAAGTTTGATCTTGATGCCCTCAATCCCTTCAAGCCGCTGAAATGGGCGCTGAGCTTTGTGGCGCTGATTCCCTTGATCGCGATCTTTGTGATTCTGAATTTTGTCGGCAGCATGTATGGCACGCTATGGGCGCTTTTCGCCGAGGACAGCTTTGCCTGGAACGGCATGATGATTGGCTTGTCGCTGGGGGCCTATGGCTTGTTCCATGCAGGGGCGCAGGCATTTCTCACCGGTCCGGCCGTCGCCTGGCTGGGCGAGCGCTGGGCGTTGATCGTGGGGATGATGTGCGAGATGGCCGCGCTGGCGGTGCTGGGACTGGCGACGCAAGGCTGGGTGGTGTTTGCCATCATGCCTTTGTTTGCCCTGGGCGGTATCGGCATGCCGGCGCTGCAGTCTCTGATTACGACCCAGGTCGGGGCGGACAAGCAGGGACAATTGCAGGGTGTGCTGGCCAGTCTGGTCAGTCTGGCCGCAGTGTTCGGCCCGCTGTTCTTCAGTTTTGCCTATTTTGGCATTCGCGACTCGTGGCCGGGGCTAATCTGGATCATCGGGGCCGCGATCTATTTGCTGGCCTTGCCGCTTATGCTCGGTATCCGTCGCCGGGTGATTGTCCAGCCCAAGCGCAGTGGATAACGCCAAAAACCAGCGGAAAAGCCCGGAAAACCAGCGCAAACCAACAATGCGGACTTGTAGAGGTGCTGTTTCCGGTCCATTAACAGCGTTGCACCGTTCGGCCTCGCGAGAAGCCCGGAAATCCTTGCGTTTCACTCAGAATCGACCAAGGGTTGCCGAGTTTTAACCTTTGCCAGCGAGGGCGGGCAATTTCACTCTGAGGAAACGCAATGAACA
The DNA window shown above is from Devosia litorisediminis and carries:
- the lon gene encoding endopeptidase La, giving the protein MTDVNPTGGETSRDRVYPVLPLRDIVVFPGMIVPLFVGREKSVKALEDVMRDDKHILVVTQKNAQDDDPAPDQIYDTGTIATVLQLLKLPDGTVKVLVEGLHRATIDRYLQTEEYFEAEASILPEPEEDAVEIEALSRSALTEFESYVKLNKKISAEVVAAVGQIENHSKLADTIASHLVIKIHEKEDLLSSISVIDRFQKILGLMEGEIGVLQVEKRIRSRVKRQMEKTQREYYLNEQMKAIQKELGDGEEGSNEIAEIEERIAKTRLSKEAKLKAEAELKKLKAMSPMSAEATVVRNYLDTLLGLPWGKKSKVKRDLVLAEKVLDEDHYGLEKVKERILEYLAVQGRTGSLKGPILCLVGPPGVGKTSLGKSIAKATGRAFVRMALGGVRDEAEIRGHRRTYIGSMPGKVIQSLKKVGKSNPLFLLDEIDKMGQDFRGDPSSALLEVLDPEQNHTFADHYLEVDYDLSDVMFVTTSNTLNIPGPLMDRMEIIRLSGYTEQEKHAIAKQHLIPETLKENGLAHGEFELSDEMLTALIQRYTREAGVRNLKREISKLMRKAVAEIVKTKVKTIVIDEEKLTKYLGADIYKHGEIEAEAQVGLVTGLAWTSVGGELLTIEGVMTPGKGRMTVTGNIKEVMKESLTAATAYVRSKSIDFGIKPPMFDTRDIHVHLPEGATPKDGPSAGIGLATAIVSVMTGIAVRNDVAMTGEITLRGRVLPIGGLKEKLLAALRGGIKTVLIPEENVRDLAEIPDIVKDGMEIIPVSRMDQVIEHALVSKPEAIEWDFEAAAAEAARKPAAPADDAASGLPH
- a CDS encoding TCR/Tet family MFS transporter, whose amino-acid sequence is MCGVHLCWAGPCGPLRDWAVNKALIVILAAVLLDAVGIGLIFPILPALLRDVGHISEIATLLGIMLALYSACQFLFSPVLGVLSDRFGRRPVLLVSLAGAALDYLVMAVAPELWMLVLGRAISGMTSANMAVATAYITDISSEEERAKRFGLFHAMFGIGFIIGPVLGGVLGDYWVRAPFIAAAVLNGLNFALALFVLPESRAGQRDAKFDLDALNPFKPLKWALSFVALIPLIAIFVILNFVGSMYGTLWALFAEDSFAWNGMMIGLSLGAYGLFHAGAQAFLTGPAVAWLGERWALIVGMMCEMAALAVLGLATQGWVVFAIMPLFALGGIGMPALQSLITTQVGADKQGQLQGVLASLVSLAAVFGPLFFSFAYFGIRDSWPGLIWIIGAAIYLLALPLMLGIRRRVIVQPKRSG